Proteins encoded together in one Chaetodon auriga isolate fChaAug3 chromosome 20, fChaAug3.hap1, whole genome shotgun sequence window:
- the tdrkh gene encoding tudor and KH domain-containing protein isoform X2: protein MEAVKEGHKSSLSSGKMVALAAGLSVGATVGYIIYRHISSTDSSQGPNTELLKMTLPIEVYRNISRYQAKFLDTVTQKSGAHVRVLSDSGEPGCKTAVCFLLQGSKEQVLLAQCVLENLATDCEPVTEALEVPQTAFGRIIGRGGESLKLITRTTGAKVDCSKEKTHSPRAKGTVTVTGSRQEVKQAKELILEKVREDTMVRTKISESSALRQKRGHTAVTQRPDSAETKAPVGLNNNGPYPQAEKNGLIHANGTTGEPEAILDTVKELKVTDTDDKQEEESFSTDSLSEISKFEIPSPDLSFQPDEHLEVFVSAYENPNHFWIQILGVRSLQLDKLIEEMNRFYNSDNPTEQRVETIVVGDIVAAPYQDHGTWNRARVLGVLSSGLVDLYYVDFGDNGELPRDSLCRMRSDFLSLPFQAIECNLAGVRPKGEAWTEAALDDFEQLTYCASWRPLQAKLCSYSHSEMSSWPSVKLYDNSEGKTVDIGEELIRLGHAVSFQEVVNRRTEGDNLGSLQRMLDDVIGASSELSLSCISLSEAASISGSVDDVIEDELL, encoded by the exons atggaggcagtaaaggaggGTCACAAGAGCAGCCTGAGCTCAGGCAAAATGGTGGCTCTGGCCGCGGGGCTCTCTGTCGGGGCCACAGTGGGCTACATCATCTATCGTCACATAAGTAGCACCGACAGCA GTCAGGGGCCCAACACTGAGCTGTTGAAGATGACACTTCCTATAGAGGTTTATAGGAACATATCCAGATACCAAGCCAAGTTTTTGGATACG GTGACCCAGAAATCCGGAGCTCATGTGAGGGTTTTGTCAGACTCAGGGGAGCCTGGATGTAAGACGGCTGtatgtttcctgctgcagggcTCTAAAGAGCAGGTCTTGCTGGCCCAGTGTGTCCTGGAGAACCTGGCCACCGACTGTGAGCCGGTGACCGAAGCTTTGGAGGTTCCTCAGACCGCCTTTGGACGTATCATAG GCCGTGGTGGAGAGAGTTTGAAACTGATCACCAGGACCACGGGGGCCAAAGTGGATTGTTCCAAGGAGAAGACACACAGTCCCAGAGCAAAGGGCACCGTGACAGTCACAGGATCCAGACAGGAGGTGAAACAGGCAAAG GAGCTGATTCTCGAAAAAGTCAGAGAGGACACGATGGTGAGGACAAAGATCTCTGAGTCGTCTGCCCTGCGGCAGAAACGTGGCCATACTGCTGTGACTCAGAGGCCAGACAGCGCAGAGACTAAAGCACCAGTGGGCTTGAACAACAACGGTCCCTACCCCCAGGCAGAGAAGAATGGGCTCATCCACGCCAACGGGACCACGGGAGAACCAGAGGCCATTTTAGACACGGTGAAGGAGCTGAAAGTCACCGACACGGACGAcaagcaggaggaagagagttTCTCCACAGACTCGCTCTCTGAAATTTCCAAGTTTGAAA TCCCCAGTCCAGACCTGAGCTTCCAGCCTGACGAACATCTTGaagtttttgtttctgcttaTGAGAACCCGAACCATTTCTGGATCCAGATCCTGGGGGTTCGCTCCCTGCAGCTGGACAAACTGATCGAGGAGATGAACCGCTTCTACAACAGTGACAACCCCACA gAGCAGAGGGTGGAGACCATTGTGGTGGGGGACATTGTGGCTGCTCCATACCAAGACCACGGGACGTGGAACAGGGCCAGAGTTCTGGGAGTCCTGAGCTCTGGACTGGTGGACCTTTACTATGTCGACTTTGGTGACAATGGGGAGCTGCCCAGAGACAGCCTCTGCCGTATGAG GAGTGACTTCCTCAGCTTGCCATTCCAAGCTATTGAGTGCAATTTAGCAGGAGTGAGACCAAAAG GAGAGGCGTGGACTGAGGCAGCCCTGGATGATTTTGAGCAGCTGACATATTGCGCCTCCTGGAGACCCCTGCAGGCCAAACTCTGCAGCTACTCTCACTCTGAGATGTCCTCCTGGCCCAGCGTCAAGCTCTATGACAACAGTGAGGGCAAG ACTGTAGATATTGGTGAGGAGCTCATACGGCTGGGGCACGCTGTCAGCTTCCAGGAGGTGGTGAACAGGAGGACTGAGGGAGACAATCTTGGCAGTCTGCAGAGGATGCTT GATGACGTGATAGGAGCATCATCAGAGCTAAGTCTCTCCTGTATCAGCTTATCAG AAGCTGCCTCAATCTCAGGAAGCGTCGATGATGTCATAGAGGATGAGCTCCTTTGA
- the tdrkh gene encoding tudor and KH domain-containing protein isoform X1, with protein MDVGVSKSHVFLNYSSRALFSQWSIPLGARRVMEAVKEGHKSSLSSGKMVALAAGLSVGATVGYIIYRHISSTDSSQGPNTELLKMTLPIEVYRNISRYQAKFLDTVTQKSGAHVRVLSDSGEPGCKTAVCFLLQGSKEQVLLAQCVLENLATDCEPVTEALEVPQTAFGRIIGRGGESLKLITRTTGAKVDCSKEKTHSPRAKGTVTVTGSRQEVKQAKELILEKVREDTMVRTKISESSALRQKRGHTAVTQRPDSAETKAPVGLNNNGPYPQAEKNGLIHANGTTGEPEAILDTVKELKVTDTDDKQEEESFSTDSLSEISKFEIPSPDLSFQPDEHLEVFVSAYENPNHFWIQILGVRSLQLDKLIEEMNRFYNSDNPTEQRVETIVVGDIVAAPYQDHGTWNRARVLGVLSSGLVDLYYVDFGDNGELPRDSLCRMRSDFLSLPFQAIECNLAGVRPKGEAWTEAALDDFEQLTYCASWRPLQAKLCSYSHSEMSSWPSVKLYDNSEGKTVDIGEELIRLGHAVSFQEVVNRRTEGDNLGSLQRMLDDVIGASSELSLSCISLSEAASISGSVDDVIEDELL; from the exons GTGGAGCATCCCGCTGGGTGCACGGCGTGTcatggaggcagtaaaggaggGTCACAAGAGCAGCCTGAGCTCAGGCAAAATGGTGGCTCTGGCCGCGGGGCTCTCTGTCGGGGCCACAGTGGGCTACATCATCTATCGTCACATAAGTAGCACCGACAGCA GTCAGGGGCCCAACACTGAGCTGTTGAAGATGACACTTCCTATAGAGGTTTATAGGAACATATCCAGATACCAAGCCAAGTTTTTGGATACG GTGACCCAGAAATCCGGAGCTCATGTGAGGGTTTTGTCAGACTCAGGGGAGCCTGGATGTAAGACGGCTGtatgtttcctgctgcagggcTCTAAAGAGCAGGTCTTGCTGGCCCAGTGTGTCCTGGAGAACCTGGCCACCGACTGTGAGCCGGTGACCGAAGCTTTGGAGGTTCCTCAGACCGCCTTTGGACGTATCATAG GCCGTGGTGGAGAGAGTTTGAAACTGATCACCAGGACCACGGGGGCCAAAGTGGATTGTTCCAAGGAGAAGACACACAGTCCCAGAGCAAAGGGCACCGTGACAGTCACAGGATCCAGACAGGAGGTGAAACAGGCAAAG GAGCTGATTCTCGAAAAAGTCAGAGAGGACACGATGGTGAGGACAAAGATCTCTGAGTCGTCTGCCCTGCGGCAGAAACGTGGCCATACTGCTGTGACTCAGAGGCCAGACAGCGCAGAGACTAAAGCACCAGTGGGCTTGAACAACAACGGTCCCTACCCCCAGGCAGAGAAGAATGGGCTCATCCACGCCAACGGGACCACGGGAGAACCAGAGGCCATTTTAGACACGGTGAAGGAGCTGAAAGTCACCGACACGGACGAcaagcaggaggaagagagttTCTCCACAGACTCGCTCTCTGAAATTTCCAAGTTTGAAA TCCCCAGTCCAGACCTGAGCTTCCAGCCTGACGAACATCTTGaagtttttgtttctgcttaTGAGAACCCGAACCATTTCTGGATCCAGATCCTGGGGGTTCGCTCCCTGCAGCTGGACAAACTGATCGAGGAGATGAACCGCTTCTACAACAGTGACAACCCCACA gAGCAGAGGGTGGAGACCATTGTGGTGGGGGACATTGTGGCTGCTCCATACCAAGACCACGGGACGTGGAACAGGGCCAGAGTTCTGGGAGTCCTGAGCTCTGGACTGGTGGACCTTTACTATGTCGACTTTGGTGACAATGGGGAGCTGCCCAGAGACAGCCTCTGCCGTATGAG GAGTGACTTCCTCAGCTTGCCATTCCAAGCTATTGAGTGCAATTTAGCAGGAGTGAGACCAAAAG GAGAGGCGTGGACTGAGGCAGCCCTGGATGATTTTGAGCAGCTGACATATTGCGCCTCCTGGAGACCCCTGCAGGCCAAACTCTGCAGCTACTCTCACTCTGAGATGTCCTCCTGGCCCAGCGTCAAGCTCTATGACAACAGTGAGGGCAAG ACTGTAGATATTGGTGAGGAGCTCATACGGCTGGGGCACGCTGTCAGCTTCCAGGAGGTGGTGAACAGGAGGACTGAGGGAGACAATCTTGGCAGTCTGCAGAGGATGCTT GATGACGTGATAGGAGCATCATCAGAGCTAAGTCTCTCCTGTATCAGCTTATCAG AAGCTGCCTCAATCTCAGGAAGCGTCGATGATGTCATAGAGGATGAGCTCCTTTGA